A window from Corythoichthys intestinalis isolate RoL2023-P3 chromosome 10, ASM3026506v1, whole genome shotgun sequence encodes these proteins:
- the mkks gene encoding McKusick-Kaufman/Bardet-Biedl syndromes putative chaperonin produces the protein MSRLVKKSPALCTDLPLENKEFLYKLNLLGQLFRSCYGPLGGLKSIHNNIGGQVVTTSTSSVILSAIYSSTPILNLVLTSIRGHISRFSDCGLFAAILCVSLFEHIKKIGLKGNKAIRVNKHLLGMCIKYLHQEECDCKVKLDFCTTQNLITLSRSILCSKPAIMLKDYEALHISELAVQAFLLTVPSHSGVVTLGTTVIVPIEGPPVMDSAVFPGLLVDIPYGLEMKNVPSNTLRVLLFSTSLAGDLSEIGDGQIEVLYGADMDSQILDVLLEIGKQALRDDVKLCVCQKVIHPVLQHFLRNHGILVVERVGINYMQPLIQLTGAQPVATLHTKIPLNAYGKVGNVTSRRIGSKMMLHLYPDEESTICTAVLCHRNETMLNELKVAWQKTEHILRLTLREPFALLGGGCTETHLAAYIRHRCDTTVSASALGYSQTEYLLGVEAFCKSLESVAVALQHDGGDSLIDMTHGHHWTLPKDVMQDDIGTCVSRCGCGLMENSNTNKWCYLNTNYPVFSPVSSCENVIVHASVLDSFTAKLNALQVAVETVNVLLDIRYLIQDVN, from the exons ATGTCTCGACTCGTTAAGAAATCACCAGCCCTTTGCACTGATCTACCACTGGAAAATAAGGAATTCTTGTATAAGCTTAATCTTTTGGGACAGCTTTTTCGATCATGTTATGGTCCTCTGGGTGGACTGAAAAGCATCCACAATAACATCGGAGGGCAAGTTGTTACCACGTCAACATCATCAGTGATACTTTCAgccatttattcgtcgacaccaATTCTAAATCTGGTTTTAACCTCCATTCGCGGTCACATTTCTCGTTTTAGTGACTGCGGCTTGTTTGCAGCTATTCTTTGTGTGAGTCTCTTTGAACACATCAAGAAGATAGGTCTAAAAGGAAACAAAGCTATAAGGGTTAATAAACACCTGCTGGGCATGTGCATCAAATACCTTCACCAAGAAGAATGTGATTGTAAAGTAAAACTCGACTTTTGCACAACTCAGAACTTAATCACGTTGTCCCGCAGTATTCTCTGCAGCAAACCAGCCATAATGCTAAAAGATTATGAAGCACTTCACATCAGTGAGTTGGCTGTTCAGGCGTTTCTGTTGACAGTGCCATCCCACAGTGGTGTAGTTACTCTGGGAACGACAGTAATTGTGCCTATTGAAGGGCCTCCTGTAATGGACTCTGCAGTATTTCCAGGATTATTAGTTGATATTCCGTATGGTTTGGAGATGAAAAATGTTCCATCAAATACCCTGCGTGTGCTATTGTTCAGTACGTCCCTTGCTGGAGATCTTTCTGAAATAGGAGATGGACAGATTGAAGTCCTGTATGGTGCTGACATGGACTCTCAGATCCTTGATGTTCTCCTTGAGATTGGCAAACAGGCGTTAAGAGATGATGTGAAGCTATGCGTTTGTCAGAAAGTCATCCATCCAGTTCTTCAGCACTTCTTGAGGAATCATGGCATCTTAGTTGTGGAGAGAGTAGGGATCAACTATATGCAGCCTCTTATTCAACTAACAG GTGCCCAGCCTGTGGCAACCTTACACACCAAAATCCCTCTAAATGCCTACGGAAAGGTGGGAAATGTCACATCTAGACGGATTGGATCTAAGatgatgctgcatttatatcctGACGAGGAATCCACCATTTGTACTGCAGTTCTCTGCCACAGGAATGAGACTATGTTAAATGAATTGAAG GTGGCATGGCAAAAGACAGAACACATATTAAGACTTACCCTGAGGGAACCATTTGCATTACTTGGAGGTGGATGCACTGAGACCCATTTAGCTGCGTACATTAGACACCGA TGTGACACTACTGTAAGCGCCTCAGCGCTAGGCTACTCGCAAACAGAGTACCTGCTTGGTGTGGAGGCTTTCTGTAAATCTCTCGAGTCAGTGGCTGTGGCACTACAGCACGATGGTGGGGATTCTCTCATTGATATGACCCACGGTCACCACTGGACTCTTCCAAAAGATGTGATGCAAGACGACATCGGGACTTGCGTTAGCAGGTGTGGCTGTGGACTGATGGAGAATAGCAACACTAACAAGTGGTGTTACTTGAACACTAACTATCCGGTGTTCTCACCTgtgtcatcttgtgaaaatgtTATCGTGCACGCGAGTGTGCTTGACTCCTTCACTGCAAAACTCAATGCTCTCCAAGTTGCGGTAGAAACTGTAAACGTTCTCCTCGATATACGATATTTAATACAAGATGTGAACTAA
- the srd5a2b gene encoding 3-oxo-5-alpha-steroid 4-dehydrogenase 2b isoform X2, translating into MQCNKDLLDYLSLAMFLAGIMHLYLHRKCQKSYGRHMAPTNTKMVPARLAWFIQELPSFLIPLLLMFTSHERNSLGKVLLLGTFCPHYFHRTFIYSLLVKGQPYPLDIMVKAVMSCSVNGFLQGHYLLHCAQIEEWETYNCLKIGLFLFYIGMAINIHSDICLRKLRKKGEVKYKVPRGGLFEYISAPNYFGEILEWFGYAIATWSIPSLSFAVFAACFIGPRAIYHHRLFYSLNEQKMMTHN; encoded by the exons ATGCAGTGCAACAAGGATTTACTCGACTATCTGAGCTTGGCCATGTTCCTGGCAGGTATAATGCATCTGTACCTCCACAGGAAATGCCAAAAAAGCTATGGCCGCCACATGGCACCCACAAACACCAAGATGGTGCCTGCTCGCTTAGCTTGGTTCATCCAAGAATTACCGTCTTTTCTAATCCCATTACTACTGATGTTCACTTCACATGAACGTAACAGTTTGGGGAAGGTGCTACTGCTTGGAACATTTTGCCCACACTACTTTCACAG AACATTCATCTATTCACTCCTGGTCAAAGGACAACCTTACCCTCTGGACATCATGGTAAAAGCAGTTATGTCTTGCTCGGTGAATGGATTCTTGCAGGGTCACTACCTGCTGCATTGTGCTCAAATTGAGGAGTGGGAAACTTACAACTGCCTCAAAATTG GTTTATTCCTATTTTACATCGGAATGGCAATCAACATACACAGTGATATTTGCCTTCGTAAACTAAGGAAAAAGGGAGAAGTGAAGTACAAGGTTCCCCGAG gaGGCCTTTTTGAATATATATCGGCTCCAAATTACTTTGGAGAGATCCTTGAGTGGTTTGGCTACGCCATAGCCACTTGGAGCATTCCATCACTCTCCTTTGCTGTATTTGCTGCATGCTTCATTGGTCCAAGAGCCATTTATCATCACAG GTTATTTTATTCtcttaatgaacagaaaatgatgACACAcaattag
- the srd5a2b gene encoding 3-oxo-5-alpha-steroid 4-dehydrogenase 2b isoform X1 gives MQCNKDLLDYLSLAMFLAGIMHLYLHRKCQKSYGRHMAPTNTKMVPARLAWFIQELPSFLIPLLLMFTSHERNSLGKVLLLGTFCPHYFHRTFIYSLLVKGQPYPLDIMVKAVMSCSVNGFLQGHYLLHCAQIEEWETYNCLKIGLFLFYIGMAINIHSDICLRKLRKKGEVKYKVPRGGLFEYISAPNYFGEILEWFGYAIATWSIPSLSFAVFAACFIGPRAIYHHRFYKKKFKHYPKSRKALIPFLL, from the exons ATGCAGTGCAACAAGGATTTACTCGACTATCTGAGCTTGGCCATGTTCCTGGCAGGTATAATGCATCTGTACCTCCACAGGAAATGCCAAAAAAGCTATGGCCGCCACATGGCACCCACAAACACCAAGATGGTGCCTGCTCGCTTAGCTTGGTTCATCCAAGAATTACCGTCTTTTCTAATCCCATTACTACTGATGTTCACTTCACATGAACGTAACAGTTTGGGGAAGGTGCTACTGCTTGGAACATTTTGCCCACACTACTTTCACAG AACATTCATCTATTCACTCCTGGTCAAAGGACAACCTTACCCTCTGGACATCATGGTAAAAGCAGTTATGTCTTGCTCGGTGAATGGATTCTTGCAGGGTCACTACCTGCTGCATTGTGCTCAAATTGAGGAGTGGGAAACTTACAACTGCCTCAAAATTG GTTTATTCCTATTTTACATCGGAATGGCAATCAACATACACAGTGATATTTGCCTTCGTAAACTAAGGAAAAAGGGAGAAGTGAAGTACAAGGTTCCCCGAG gaGGCCTTTTTGAATATATATCGGCTCCAAATTACTTTGGAGAGATCCTTGAGTGGTTTGGCTACGCCATAGCCACTTGGAGCATTCCATCACTCTCCTTTGCTGTATTTGCTGCATGCTTCATTGGTCCAAGAGCCATTTATCATCACAG GTTTTACAAGAAGAAATTCAAGCACTACCCCAAGTCTCGAAAGGCCTTGATTCcatttttactttga